One Thalassotalea atypica DNA window includes the following coding sequences:
- the dnaE gene encoding DNA polymerase III subunit alpha, whose amino-acid sequence MTETTTVVPSFVHLRVHSDFSMCDGLNKVKQIIAKAADFKMPAIALTDQTNLCGLVKYYHAAHGAGIKPIIGTDFWVQSDELEDELFRLTIIASDNAGYKNLTELISKAYLRGHIQNKAVLDKTWLVEHAQGLILLSGAREGDVGKALLKGNHELVTQMLAFYQEVFPERYYLELVRTGRQDEENYLHLAVELAAQCQLPVVATNEVVFLTPEDFDAHEIRVAIHDGFTLDDKRRPKRYSNQQYLRSEEEMLELFADIPEALSNSVEIAKRCNVTVTLGEYVLPDFPTEGLSIEDFLVKVSEEGLQERLEFLFDKDAPDFEEKRKPYDERLAIELEVINNMGFPGYFLIVMEFIQWSKDNNIPVGPGRGSGAGSLVAYAQKITDLDPLEYDLLFERFLNPERVSMPDFDVDFCMDRRDEVIDHTAELYGRDAVSQIITFGTMAAKAVIRDVGRVLGHPYGFVDRISKLIPPTPGMTLAKAFEEEPKLPEIYAQDSEVKDLIDMCRILEGTTRNAGKHAGGVVISPTTITDFAPLYCDEEGNNPVTQFDKNDVEDAGLVKFDFLGLRTLTILQWAIEMADVKLLKQGKEPIDIAAIPLADKKSFDMLLASQTTAVFQLESSGMKSLIEKLKPDCFEDIIALVALFRPGPLDSGMVDNFIERKHGREAVSYPDEKWQHESLKPILEPTYGIILYQEQVMQIAQVLAGYTLGGADMLRRAMGKKKPEEMAKQRSTFEQGSIDNGVDGELSMKIFDLVEKFAGYGFNKSHSAAYALVSYQTLWMKAHHPEPFMAAVMSADMDNTEKIVTLVDECQNMGLTLLPPDVNSGQYKFTVNEEDQIVYGIGAVKGVGEGPIEAIIKARKEGGPFVDLFDFCARLDLKKTNKRVLERLIKSGAMDALGPKLEKGAPHRAALFETLPEAIKAAEQHAKAQALGQDDLFGLINEEPEDTRQAFKDVPKWPEQQWLDGEKETLGLYLTGHPINRYLKEIKHYASSRIVGVQPTGKDKSATVVGLVLGVRVLVNKRGKRWALVTLDDRSARMDVRLFPDDYETFQELLVNDAILVCSGQVSFDDYSGGYTMTGRDIMTIADARENYVKSLDLCVDKSAIKTDFIDEFTQTLSPYKDGTCPVRVFYQREEAEGMLQLGVQWRVTPGDMLLYDLKNLLGDENVALQFN is encoded by the coding sequence ATGACTGAGACAACAACTGTAGTACCTTCTTTTGTTCATTTGCGTGTCCATAGTGACTTTTCAATGTGTGATGGGCTTAATAAAGTTAAGCAGATTATTGCTAAGGCGGCTGATTTTAAAATGCCGGCGATAGCGCTGACTGATCAAACGAATTTATGTGGTCTAGTTAAATACTATCATGCAGCGCATGGTGCAGGTATTAAACCTATTATAGGCACTGATTTTTGGGTACAAAGTGACGAATTAGAAGATGAATTATTTCGCCTGACTATTATTGCATCAGATAACGCAGGTTATAAAAACCTGACAGAGCTTATCTCAAAGGCTTATTTACGTGGGCATATTCAAAATAAAGCGGTTTTAGATAAAACATGGCTTGTTGAGCATGCTCAAGGGCTGATCTTATTATCCGGCGCCCGTGAAGGCGATGTCGGTAAAGCTTTGTTAAAAGGTAATCATGAGTTAGTCACTCAGATGCTCGCTTTTTATCAGGAGGTATTTCCAGAGCGGTATTACCTTGAATTGGTACGTACGGGTCGACAAGACGAGGAAAACTATTTACATCTAGCAGTAGAGTTAGCAGCGCAGTGCCAGTTACCTGTCGTCGCAACCAATGAAGTAGTTTTTTTAACTCCTGAAGACTTTGATGCCCATGAAATTCGTGTTGCCATTCATGATGGCTTTACTCTCGACGACAAGCGCCGACCAAAACGTTATTCAAACCAACAATACTTGCGCTCAGAAGAAGAAATGCTTGAGCTTTTTGCTGATATCCCTGAAGCGTTATCGAATAGTGTTGAGATTGCAAAACGATGCAATGTGACAGTCACGCTAGGTGAGTACGTTTTACCAGACTTTCCTACCGAAGGTTTATCAATCGAAGACTTTCTGGTTAAAGTATCTGAAGAAGGCTTGCAAGAACGTTTAGAGTTCTTATTTGACAAAGACGCGCCAGACTTTGAGGAAAAACGTAAACCTTACGATGAACGCTTAGCAATTGAGTTAGAAGTAATAAACAATATGGGATTCCCAGGTTACTTCTTGATCGTAATGGAATTTATCCAGTGGAGTAAAGATAATAATATTCCAGTTGGGCCAGGCCGAGGATCCGGTGCTGGTTCGCTTGTCGCTTATGCACAAAAAATTACTGACTTAGATCCACTTGAATACGACTTGCTTTTCGAACGATTCTTAAACCCTGAACGTGTTTCAATGCCTGATTTCGACGTCGATTTCTGTATGGATCGACGAGACGAAGTAATTGATCATACCGCAGAATTATATGGACGTGATGCCGTATCACAGATTATTACGTTCGGTACTATGGCTGCAAAGGCTGTAATACGGGATGTAGGGCGGGTATTGGGTCACCCGTATGGTTTTGTTGATCGTATTTCTAAGTTGATACCGCCAACACCTGGCATGACGTTAGCTAAAGCATTTGAAGAAGAGCCTAAACTTCCTGAGATTTATGCACAAGACAGCGAAGTAAAAGATCTTATCGATATGTGCCGAATTCTTGAAGGTACCACTAGGAACGCCGGTAAACATGCGGGTGGCGTAGTTATTTCACCTACCACCATAACGGATTTTGCACCTCTTTATTGTGATGAAGAAGGTAATAATCCGGTTACCCAATTTGACAAGAATGACGTTGAAGATGCTGGCTTAGTTAAATTTGACTTTCTAGGTTTACGTACGTTAACGATTCTGCAATGGGCCATTGAAATGGCCGATGTAAAGTTATTAAAGCAAGGTAAAGAGCCGATAGATATCGCGGCTATTCCCTTAGCAGATAAAAAGTCGTTTGATATGTTGCTTGCATCACAAACAACGGCGGTATTCCAGCTTGAATCTTCTGGCATGAAGTCATTGATAGAAAAGCTAAAGCCAGATTGTTTTGAAGATATAATCGCTCTTGTGGCACTCTTTAGACCCGGCCCTCTTGATTCAGGCATGGTTGATAACTTCATTGAACGTAAGCATGGCCGTGAGGCGGTTTCGTACCCAGATGAAAAATGGCAGCACGAATCTCTAAAGCCTATTCTTGAGCCTACTTACGGCATTATCTTGTATCAAGAACAAGTAATGCAGATTGCTCAGGTCTTGGCAGGCTATACCTTAGGTGGGGCGGATATGTTGCGTCGTGCCATGGGTAAGAAAAAGCCTGAAGAAATGGCTAAACAGCGTTCTACCTTTGAGCAAGGCTCTATCGATAACGGCGTCGATGGCGAGTTGTCGATGAAAATTTTCGACTTGGTAGAAAAATTTGCTGGTTACGGGTTTAATAAATCTCACTCGGCAGCTTATGCATTGGTTTCATATCAAACCTTATGGATGAAAGCACACCACCCTGAGCCATTTATGGCGGCGGTTATGTCGGCGGATATGGATAACACCGAAAAAATTGTTACTCTCGTTGATGAATGCCAAAACATGGGGTTGACCTTGTTACCGCCTGATGTCAATTCAGGACAGTACAAATTTACTGTTAATGAAGAAGATCAAATTGTCTATGGCATCGGCGCGGTAAAAGGGGTCGGTGAGGGGCCAATAGAAGCGATTATTAAAGCACGTAAGGAAGGTGGCCCTTTCGTTGATTTGTTTGATTTTTGTGCGCGACTAGATTTAAAGAAAACTAACAAACGAGTACTAGAGCGCCTAATTAAATCGGGGGCAATGGATGCATTAGGGCCAAAACTTGAAAAGGGAGCTCCTCATCGCGCGGCATTATTTGAGACTTTGCCGGAAGCAATCAAAGCGGCTGAGCAACATGCTAAAGCGCAAGCGTTAGGGCAAGATGATTTGTTTGGTTTGATTAATGAAGAGCCAGAAGATACAAGACAAGCGTTCAAAGATGTACCTAAATGGCCCGAACAACAATGGCTAGACGGAGAGAAAGAAACCTTAGGCCTATATTTAACGGGCCACCCGATAAATCGCTACTTAAAAGAAATTAAACATTACGCGTCAAGCCGTATTGTTGGTGTTCAGCCGACAGGAAAAGACAAGTCCGCTACGGTTGTAGGTCTAGTACTTGGCGTTCGAGTATTAGTGAATAAACGAGGCAAACGTTGGGCGTTAGTTACTTTAGATGATAGAAGCGCTAGAATGGACGTTCGCTTGTTTCCTGATGACTATGAAACCTTTCAGGAATTGCTCGTAAACGATGCAATATTAGTGTGTAGCGGACAGGTCAGCTTTGATGATTACTCCGGTGGATATACAATGACGGGCCGAGATATCATGACGATTGCTGATGCTCGAGAAAACTATGTAAAATCATTGGATTTATGCGTAGATAAATCTGCGATTAAGACAGATTTTATAGATGAATTTACACAGACTCTGTCTCCTTATAAAGACGGAACCTGTCCAGTGCGGGTATTCTATCAGCGAGAAGAAGCTGAGGGTATGCTGCAACTTGGCGTTCAGTGGCGAGTCACCCCAGGTGACATGTTACTGTACGACTTAAAGAATTTACTAGGTGACGAGAACGTTGCCTTACAATTTAATTAA
- the tilS gene encoding tRNA lysidine(34) synthetase TilS, with product MSKLNSSILNIIAEYPTLPIAVAYSGGLDSQVLLDVVCKLKTEHSFPNTIYVCHVNHGLSEFAQDWSEFAKSQCQFKKVSFKPLKVTLDKSSKESLEAQAREARYKAICSISSAPMLILTGHHKDDQAETFLLALKRGAGVKGLGAMSLISSLEQHVLARPLLSFTRAELQQYADNYQLRWVEDESNLDTVFDRNFIRQDIMPRLKERWPGIVDTINRSAEHCQQTQSLLDDMALLDLTQCENSDGSALLIPSMLQLSTARFNNLIRYFLMKHGVQMPSTVQLAEVAVQINAQADKKPQVKVGDHWLRRFKDQLFLTTAFEDVSEFSVEVQLADLLKQGQLLSVILPDGLGEIVASASDEELLIEKSRIKSVQKVKISTEDKMLLVAFKHENPFVLPSYRQHRRPLKKILQELNMPVWLRKRTPLIYIDGELAAVVDQFICQSFLPQEKQKAFYIYWLNAD from the coding sequence ATGTCTAAATTAAACTCATCAATTCTAAATATCATTGCAGAGTATCCTACGCTTCCAATAGCTGTTGCATATAGCGGCGGCCTTGATTCGCAAGTACTGCTTGATGTTGTCTGTAAACTCAAAACAGAACACAGCTTCCCAAACACCATATATGTGTGCCATGTTAACCATGGGTTGAGCGAGTTTGCACAGGACTGGAGTGAGTTCGCAAAAAGTCAGTGCCAGTTTAAAAAGGTGTCATTTAAACCTCTTAAAGTCACCTTAGATAAAAGCAGTAAGGAAAGCCTTGAGGCACAAGCGAGAGAGGCACGTTATAAGGCGATTTGCTCGATCAGCTCAGCTCCTATGTTGATACTAACAGGCCATCATAAAGATGATCAGGCGGAAACATTTCTGTTAGCGCTAAAACGCGGGGCAGGGGTGAAAGGTTTAGGCGCAATGTCACTAATTTCATCACTTGAACAACATGTGTTAGCAAGGCCGTTACTGTCTTTTACACGTGCTGAGTTGCAACAATATGCGGATAACTATCAGCTTCGGTGGGTTGAGGATGAGTCGAACCTAGATACCGTTTTTGATCGCAACTTTATTCGTCAAGATATCATGCCTCGTTTGAAAGAGCGTTGGCCTGGCATTGTCGACACGATTAACCGAAGCGCCGAGCATTGCCAACAAACGCAATCATTATTGGATGATATGGCGTTGCTCGACTTGACGCAATGTGAAAACAGTGATGGTAGTGCACTGCTCATACCGTCTATGCTACAACTATCAACAGCTCGCTTTAATAATCTAATTCGTTATTTTTTAATGAAACATGGCGTACAAATGCCAAGTACGGTGCAGCTAGCGGAAGTTGCTGTTCAGATCAATGCTCAAGCCGATAAAAAACCACAAGTTAAAGTTGGCGATCATTGGTTGAGGCGTTTTAAGGATCAACTCTTTTTAACGACAGCCTTTGAAGATGTCTCTGAGTTCTCTGTTGAGGTACAGCTTGCAGACCTTTTGAAGCAAGGTCAATTGCTTTCGGTAATACTACCAGACGGTCTAGGCGAGATAGTGGCGAGTGCATCAGACGAAGAATTATTGATAGAGAAGTCACGGATTAAATCGGTACAAAAAGTAAAAATTTCTACAGAAGATAAAATGCTACTTGTCGCCTTTAAGCACGAGAACCCATTTGTATTGCCTTCGTACCGGCAACATCGCCGCCCGTTGAAAAAGATACTTCAAGAATTAAATATGCCAGTTTGGCTACGTAAAAGAACACCACTAATTTATATTGATGGTGAACTCGCTGCGGTTGTAGATCAATTCATCTGTCAGAGCTTTTTGCCACAAGAAAAGCAAAAAGCATTTTACATATACTGGCTTAACGCTGATTAA
- the lpxA gene encoding acyl-ACP--UDP-N-acetylglucosamine O-acyltransferase, whose amino-acid sequence MIHEQAIIEPGAQIGKNVTIGPWTYIGNDVVIGDDCEISSHVVVKGPTKMGKGNRIFQFASIGEECQDLKYDNEPTQLIIGDNNTFRESCTVHRGTIQDNSLTQIGSNNLFMAYTHVAHDCVVGNNCILANNASIAGHVHVGDFAILGGMVGVHQFCHIGAHSFIAANTLLVKDVPPFVMASGQSAKPFGLNTEGMKRRGFEKQTILALKRAYKLVYRQGLNVEQALVKLREMVEETPEIAAFADFIESSSRGIVR is encoded by the coding sequence GTGATCCATGAACAAGCGATAATCGAGCCAGGTGCTCAAATAGGCAAAAATGTCACCATTGGCCCATGGACATACATTGGTAACGATGTTGTTATTGGCGATGACTGTGAGATAAGTTCTCATGTTGTGGTCAAAGGGCCAACGAAAATGGGTAAAGGCAATAGAATTTTTCAATTTGCTTCCATTGGTGAAGAATGCCAAGACTTAAAATACGATAATGAGCCCACTCAACTAATTATTGGAGACAATAATACCTTTCGTGAGTCTTGTACGGTTCATCGCGGAACGATTCAAGATAACAGTTTGACCCAAATTGGCTCAAACAACTTGTTTATGGCTTACACCCACGTTGCACATGATTGTGTTGTGGGAAATAACTGTATTTTAGCCAATAATGCTTCTATTGCAGGCCATGTACATGTTGGTGATTTTGCAATTTTAGGCGGCATGGTTGGGGTGCATCAATTTTGCCATATTGGCGCGCATAGCTTTATTGCGGCTAATACGTTATTAGTAAAGGATGTACCTCCTTTTGTCATGGCGTCTGGTCAAAGTGCAAAACCTTTTGGTTTGAACACTGAAGGGATGAAGCGTCGCGGCTTTGAAAAACAAACCATACTGGCGTTAAAGCGAGCTTACAAATTGGTCTACCGTCAAGGGCTTAATGTTGAGCAAGCACTTGTTAAATTGCGAGAAATGGTTGAAGAAACGCCAGAAATAGCAGCTTTTGCTGATTTTATTGAATCTTCAAGTCGCGGTATTGTTCGTTAA
- the fabZ gene encoding 3-hydroxyacyl-ACP dehydratase FabZ has product MDAEKKVITVEEIQELIPHRYPMLLVDRVLDYEPGKWLHAIKNVTFNEPIFTGHFPGNAIFPGVMILEAMAQATGVLGFKTHQDKAGKELYLFASIDNAKFKKPVVPGDTLHLHVEFVKERRGMWKFSCEAKVEGKVVCTADLMCARREL; this is encoded by the coding sequence TTGGACGCTGAAAAAAAAGTCATTACGGTTGAAGAAATTCAAGAACTAATCCCGCATCGCTATCCAATGCTACTGGTTGATCGTGTTTTGGATTATGAACCAGGAAAGTGGCTACATGCTATCAAGAACGTCACGTTTAACGAGCCTATTTTTACTGGGCATTTTCCAGGCAATGCTATATTCCCAGGAGTGATGATCCTTGAAGCCATGGCACAAGCTACAGGCGTGTTGGGATTTAAAACCCACCAAGACAAAGCAGGTAAAGAGTTATATTTGTTTGCTTCTATTGATAATGCGAAATTTAAAAAGCCGGTAGTACCGGGAGATACTCTACACCTACATGTTGAGTTTGTGAAAGAACGCCGAGGGATGTGGAAGTTCAGTTGTGAAGCGAAAGTTGAAGGCAAGGTTGTGTGCACTGCCGACTTGATGTGTGCAAGACGAGAGCTATAA
- a CDS encoding dicarboxylate/amino acid:cation symporter has translation MNLVLKLIAGIVTGIIFGLYMPDLMIQLLLTVQTVIGQLIKFTIPLIILFYIASGIASLPQGSGSLLGKTVGLAYGSTVIAGTLAFIIASNILPGLIGGNEIQAVSEGEKLKGFIELSIPPALEVMSALALAFILGIGISAINATKLRAGINEAKDIVEVLLSKVIIPALPFYIAGVFAEMTVEGTVFSTLKTFGVVLILALILHWVWITVLYVGSGVVLGKSPATLLKNMLPAYFTALGTMSSAATIPVSLKATKSNKVRDGVANFTVPLCASIHLSGSTITIVTCASAVMLLTPDLALPGLAGMLGFIFMLGVTMIAAPGAPGGAVMSALGLLASMLGFTDEALALMIALYLAQDSFGTACNVTGDGAIALWVDKFAGEQGVESVDSVASDA, from the coding sequence ATGAATTTGGTACTTAAACTGATTGCCGGTATTGTTACCGGTATAATTTTTGGGCTTTATATGCCTGATCTCATGATACAGTTATTATTAACGGTACAGACAGTGATCGGTCAACTTATAAAGTTTACCATCCCATTGATCATCTTATTTTATATTGCTAGTGGCATCGCATCGCTACCGCAAGGCTCTGGCTCACTGTTAGGAAAAACTGTTGGGCTAGCGTACGGTTCAACTGTAATTGCAGGTACCCTTGCTTTTATCATTGCAAGCAACATATTGCCGGGATTAATTGGCGGCAATGAAATTCAAGCTGTTTCTGAAGGTGAAAAACTCAAAGGTTTTATCGAGTTATCGATACCGCCAGCGTTGGAAGTGATGAGTGCGCTTGCGTTAGCATTTATTTTGGGGATTGGTATCAGTGCGATTAATGCAACTAAACTTCGTGCGGGCATTAATGAAGCCAAAGATATTGTTGAAGTGTTACTCAGTAAAGTCATCATACCTGCGTTACCATTTTATATCGCAGGTGTATTTGCTGAAATGACGGTTGAAGGCACGGTATTTTCAACCTTGAAGACCTTTGGTGTTGTACTTATTCTTGCCTTGATCCTTCATTGGGTTTGGATCACGGTTTTATACGTTGGTAGTGGTGTTGTTTTGGGTAAGTCGCCGGCGACATTATTAAAAAATATGTTACCTGCCTATTTTACAGCGTTGGGTACAATGTCAAGTGCCGCGACTATCCCTGTATCCCTAAAGGCTACAAAATCTAATAAGGTACGTGATGGTGTAGCTAACTTTACCGTACCTTTGTGTGCGTCCATTCATTTAAGTGGTTCAACAATTACGATTGTGACTTGTGCGTCGGCAGTTATGTTATTAACTCCTGATCTAGCACTTCCTGGCTTAGCTGGCATGTTAGGTTTTATTTTCATGTTAGGTGTGACGATGATTGCAGCACCAGGAGCACCAGGTGGTGCGGTAATGTCTGCGTTAGGGTTACTTGCTAGTATGTTAGGGTTTACCGATGAAGCACTTGCTCTGATGATTGCCCTGTACTTGGCGCAAGACAGTTTTGGTACTGCATGCAATGTCACCGGTGATGGTGCTATTGCTTTGTGGGTCGATAAATTTGCAGGAGAGCAAGGGGTCGAATCAGTTGATTCTGTCGCTTCAGATGCGTAA
- the rnhB gene encoding ribonuclease HII gives MVVKKKLPPFEYPVAYSIAGVDEVGRGPLVGDVVTAAVILDLDNPIEGLMDSKKLSEKKRKLLAEEIKEKAVAWAVGRATPEEIDTINILHATMLAMQRAVADLQVTPDYVLVDGNRSPEFGITAQAVVKGDDRVVEISAASILAKVARDEEMIALDALHPEYGFAKHKGYPTKLHLEKIKEFGVLDCYRKSFKPVANVIANSTSR, from the coding sequence ATGGTAGTTAAGAAGAAATTGCCACCTTTTGAATATCCAGTGGCCTACAGTATCGCAGGAGTTGACGAAGTCGGTCGTGGTCCATTGGTTGGAGACGTTGTTACTGCTGCAGTTATTTTAGATTTAGACAACCCAATTGAAGGGTTAATGGATTCGAAAAAACTGTCTGAGAAGAAGCGTAAATTACTTGCTGAAGAAATCAAAGAAAAAGCTGTCGCTTGGGCTGTTGGGCGCGCCACACCGGAAGAAATTGATACCATTAATATTTTGCATGCCACTATGTTAGCTATGCAACGAGCGGTTGCTGACTTACAAGTGACGCCTGATTATGTACTGGTTGATGGTAATCGTAGCCCTGAATTCGGTATTACTGCCCAAGCGGTTGTTAAAGGTGATGATCGTGTAGTAGAAATAAGCGCCGCCTCAATTTTGGCGAAAGTTGCACGAGACGAAGAAATGATTGCACTCGATGCATTGCACCCAGAATACGGATTTGCGAAACATAAAGGCTACCCAACGAAGCTACATTTAGAAAAAATTAAAGAATTTGGTGTTTTAGACTGCTATCGTAAGTCATTTAAACCAGTTGCCAATGTTATTGCCAATTCCACATCACGTTAA
- the lpxB gene encoding lipid-A-disaccharide synthase, translating to MTNTIKENHSSSPKVFAIVVGEHSGDTLGAGLMQAIINVYPDAKFVGIGGPKMQALGFESLFAMEELSVMGIVEVLGRIRRLLFVRKSLVEYFSVNKPEVFIGIDAPDFNINLEAKLKHHGIKTVHYVSPSVWAWREKRVFKIAGATNLVLSLLPFEKAFYDKHNVPCKFVGHTLADDIPLVSDKAQARAELGLNNCKKILALMPGSRGGELSRLVEPFLASAKVLLAEDPSLTFVVPMITEHRAQQFRALHQQFAPEIPLTVFINQTQTVMAASDCLLTASGTVTLEAALIKRPMVITYSFNWLTYLLGKLMVKLKYFSLPNLMVNRALVPELLQREVTVDNIVPLIKERLYQDQSALNEAFTDIHRQLKQNASEQAAKAVIELINQGHV from the coding sequence GTGACAAATACAATAAAAGAAAACCATTCTTCATCGCCGAAAGTGTTCGCCATTGTCGTTGGTGAACACTCTGGAGATACGTTAGGCGCTGGCTTAATGCAGGCTATTATCAATGTTTACCCTGATGCTAAATTTGTTGGTATTGGCGGTCCTAAAATGCAAGCCCTCGGCTTTGAAAGCTTATTCGCGATGGAAGAGCTTTCTGTCATGGGCATTGTTGAAGTTTTAGGTCGTATCAGACGTCTACTTTTCGTTCGTAAGTCGTTAGTTGAATACTTTTCTGTAAACAAACCTGAAGTTTTTATCGGAATTGACGCCCCTGATTTCAATATTAATTTAGAAGCGAAATTAAAACATCATGGGATTAAAACCGTTCATTATGTCAGCCCATCAGTGTGGGCATGGCGTGAGAAGCGAGTATTTAAGATTGCCGGTGCAACAAATTTAGTGTTGAGTTTATTACCGTTTGAAAAGGCGTTTTACGACAAACATAATGTACCTTGTAAGTTCGTCGGTCATACACTTGCTGACGATATTCCTTTGGTATCAGACAAGGCACAAGCTCGAGCAGAGTTAGGGCTAAATAACTGCAAAAAAATATTGGCGTTAATGCCAGGCAGTCGTGGGGGGGAATTATCGCGTTTGGTTGAGCCATTTTTAGCGTCCGCTAAAGTGTTGCTCGCTGAGGATCCATCGTTGACGTTTGTCGTCCCAATGATAACCGAACATCGAGCTCAGCAGTTTCGTGCTCTTCATCAACAGTTTGCTCCAGAAATACCTTTAACCGTATTCATTAATCAAACCCAGACCGTAATGGCTGCAAGCGATTGTTTATTGACAGCTTCAGGAACAGTGACATTGGAAGCGGCACTGATCAAGCGCCCCATGGTGATCACTTATTCTTTTAATTGGTTGACCTACTTATTGGGCAAGCTTATGGTGAAACTTAAGTATTTTTCGCTGCCTAACTTAATGGTTAACAGAGCATTGGTGCCAGAGCTTTTACAAAGAGAAGTGACGGTCGATAACATTGTCCCGTTAATAAAAGAACGCTTATATCAAGACCAAAGTGCACTGAATGAGGCGTTTACCGATATTCACCGTCAGCTAAAGCAAAATGCCAGTGAACAAGCAGCGAAAGCGGTTATCGAATTAATTAATCAAGGACATGTTTGA
- the accA gene encoding acetyl-CoA carboxylase carboxyl transferase subunit alpha, producing MSLNFLDFEQPIAELEAKIEELQLVNSGQDLDLDLEEQINQLREKNKEQTKKIYAGLDPWQTARVARHPQRPYTLDYISRVFTEFDELAGDRAYADDKAIVGGTARLDGQPVMIIGHQKGRSTTEKVKRNFGMPRPEGYRKALRLMEMAERFNMPIITFIDTPGAYPGIGAEERGQSEAIARNLKVMARLTVPIICTVIGEGGSGGALAIGVGDRVNMLQYSTYSVISPEGCASILWKTAEKASTAAEAMGITANRIKELDLIDNVIDEPLGGAHRDMDQMAATLKQAIKANLNELDGLSEEQLIEKRYDRLMSFGYC from the coding sequence ATGTCATTAAATTTTTTAGACTTTGAGCAACCAATTGCGGAGCTTGAAGCCAAAATAGAAGAGCTGCAATTAGTTAATAGCGGTCAGGATTTAGATTTAGACCTTGAAGAGCAAATTAACCAACTGCGTGAAAAGAACAAAGAACAAACTAAGAAAATTTATGCTGGACTGGATCCTTGGCAGACGGCACGTGTCGCTCGTCATCCACAACGTCCATATACATTAGATTATATTTCGCGCGTTTTTACTGAATTTGATGAGCTTGCTGGCGATCGCGCCTATGCAGATGACAAAGCCATAGTTGGTGGAACGGCACGCTTAGACGGTCAACCCGTTATGATCATTGGCCACCAAAAAGGTCGTTCAACGACCGAAAAAGTTAAACGTAACTTTGGTATGCCTCGTCCTGAGGGATATCGCAAAGCGTTACGTTTAATGGAAATGGCTGAGCGTTTTAACATGCCTATCATTACCTTCATTGATACGCCAGGTGCCTACCCAGGTATTGGCGCAGAAGAACGTGGTCAAAGTGAAGCCATCGCGCGCAACTTAAAAGTGATGGCTCGATTAACGGTGCCAATTATTTGTACGGTAATTGGTGAAGGTGGCTCAGGTGGTGCATTAGCTATAGGTGTTGGTGATCGCGTTAATATGCTTCAATATTCAACGTACTCAGTTATTTCTCCAGAGGGTTGCGCTTCAATTTTATGGAAAACGGCTGAGAAAGCTTCAACTGCCGCAGAAGCAATGGGGATCACTGCCAATCGTATTAAAGAGCTAGATCTTATCGATAATGTCATTGACGAACCTCTTGGTGGAGCACATCGAGATATGGATCAAATGGCGGCTACGCTGAAACAGGCTATTAAAGCTAACTTAAATGAACTTGATGGTTTAAGTGAAGAGCAGTTGATTGAAAAACGCTATGATCGTTTAATGTCATTTGGCTACTGCTAA
- a CDS encoding chalcone isomerase family protein: MKKYTTLLFVFLFMNSTTLCAQDVAGANIAESLQFEKNNLVLNGAGLREKFVFDIYAAGLYLMTPTSDANDIINKNEFMAIKLHMLRDISGQDMADAIFEGFEHALDGNTTPLRAEINSFLEIFGNEAANGNVYQFNYVPGQGMKVFINDKLVKTIEGIEFKRALIAIWLGDKPAQESLKKSLLSLS; the protein is encoded by the coding sequence ATGAAAAAATATACTACGCTACTCTTTGTCTTTCTATTTATGAATTCCACAACCCTTTGTGCTCAAGATGTCGCAGGAGCAAATATTGCGGAATCATTGCAATTTGAAAAAAACAACTTGGTACTAAATGGTGCAGGACTGAGAGAAAAGTTTGTTTTTGATATTTATGCAGCGGGTCTGTATTTAATGACACCAACGTCAGATGCTAACGATATTATTAATAAAAATGAATTCATGGCGATTAAGCTTCATATGCTCAGAGATATTTCAGGACAGGATATGGCTGATGCAATTTTTGAAGGCTTTGAACATGCACTTGATGGCAACACTACACCGTTAAGGGCTGAAATTAACAGTTTCCTTGAAATTTTTGGTAATGAAGCGGCTAACGGTAATGTTTATCAATTCAACTATGTTCCAGGGCAAGGGATGAAGGTCTTTATCAATGACAAGCTCGTGAAAACCATTGAAGGTATTGAGTTTAAGCGCGCACTCATAGCCATTTGGTTAGGGGATAAACCTGCGCAAGAATCGTTGAAGAAATCGTTACTGAGTCTAAGCTAA